The segment AACGCAGAAATTCGCCGCTCACCTGCGGTGGACTTTTCGAACAACCTCTAGTAATTAACGGTCCCCAGCGCTTTCCAGTTAGTACTATAGTAGCTGGCCTCATATCCTGTCGCATGGATGGGAGTCGACAGGTTAGGTTCTTTGCTGTACCAATATTGTGTTACATCTAAAATTTCCTGGTTGTCGTCAAAATAATGCATCCATTGCCATTCAATTGGCTTGTAACCATTGTTAGGTGTAAAATAAGTAGTTTTTATATTTTTCACCTGACCATTAGAGTAATAACTGATTTCCTCTTGATCCCAGTAAACTTCATCTTGTTTAGTCTCAAAGTAAGTTTTCCAAGCACCACTATGGTATGCTTGACCATACTTATAAACTTCTCTCTGCTTAGACGTACCATCACCTTTCCCCTTGTACCCATCTATAATATCATCAAACACCACAGATAAAAACAGATTTAAAACTGGGTTTGAAGTAAAGGTGCCCGATAAGAATTCAAGTCCTTTAGTATAGCTTACTTTTTCAAGGGTTTCCTTATATCCAGTCTCTGTATCGAATAGACCCGTGTTACTGAGGGCTTTGTAGCTAACAACAACCCGCAAATCCCCTTCTAATGCGTAACCCAAAAGAGAAATATCGCTGTTTAAATTGGAGTCCATGGCTACTACAGTAGTACCTAATTGCTGTTGCTCAGAAATTACGTTTTTAACGTTGTTTGCCTCAGGTGTATTTTTATATGTTGCTCGATAGTATTTTATTTCCGTTAGAAGTTTTCCAGTGTCATCAAAATCCTTTTCAACCTTGTATAAATTATAATCAGCAATTTTACCAATAAAAGAATCATTAAATCTGATCATTTTTGATTTATCCAAACCAAACCGTTCAAAACTTCGTTCTTGTTCCTCTTTTGTCGGGATAACTTTATATGTGTATGGGCCAACTTTAGAAGCCCTGTCTTTTGCAATACCTACAGCACCCGTGCTAGCAAAAGCAAGTGAGCTAAAACAAAAAGAAATCAATAAAAGTATACTTACCAACTTTTTATTCATTTACTTAATCCTCCTCGTATAATATGTTTTGACTAGGCGTTTGCAAAACGCCGCAACCCTTGCAAATTCTATCTTTTTTCTTGCTTAGTTATATAGAACTCCTCACTTGTCTTGTGTAAAATATAGTTAACAGGCAATATCTACATTCAACAAGAAAGGAGATCTATTCTGTGAAATTTAAACAATTATCCCTATCTGATATTTATGACGGTTGTCTTGATTTCGTTGATAAGGATAAACCTCGGTTTCTAGCGCTTCTTGAAGAGCATATTCAACTTTCAGAGTATATTTCGCTGAGTTTCTATCAGGCTTTTTACAAGCACTTTGGTCGCAAACGAAAATTTAAGCTTGAGTCTTTTCTTTATGCACTCATCATTCAGAGAATCTTTTCTATTCCTACAGATGCGCTTCTGATTATTTTTTTGAATTTTTCCAAGGAAATCCGTGAATTCTGTGGTTTTTCTAAAGTACCTGATGCATCAAAATTTACACGATTTAAGCAAGATTTTTCTAAACATCTTCAAACACTTTTTGATAACCTTGTTGATCAAACTGAACCTATTTGTGAGCAAATTAACTCAGAACTTGCTTCATATCTCGTCTTTGATACCTCTGGCGTTGAAGCTTACGTTACTGAGAATAATCCTAAGTTTATCAATCGCTTAATCAAGCAGCTTAAGTCTCAATACAAAGGCAACTCTTCTGTTGACCCATACAAAATGGCATACGGCATTATGCCTTCCTGCGCATCATCAAATCCAAATGTCAAACAGCTTTACATCAATGGCCATTTTTGCTATGTCTATAAATTTGGTATGCTCACAAATGGCCTTGGTATAGTCAGAAATATTTCCTTTTTTGATGAAGACTTTATAAATGCACACCCTGAAATCCCAATAGAGAAAAAGTCTGATTCCCCTGATGAAGATAAATCCTTATCCGATTCTAAAGCACTTAAACCTGTTCTGCGCGACTTTTTTAAAACACATACTCATTTTAAACCCAGCACGTTTATTGGCGATGCTGCTTTTGATACAAACGATTCCTATAACTTTTTATTGAAGGATTGTCACTTTTTAAAAACAGTCATTCCTCTGAACGAACGAGGTTCTAAGAACCTCCCTGAACCCGGGTTCAACGAATCTGGACAACCTCTGTGTCCGTTAGATTCTTCTTTACCCATGAAATATGAAGGTAAAGCGCCCTTAAGGAGTGGCGTTGTTAGAGATAAATGGGTTTGCCCAAAAATGAAGTGGAAAGGTTCTAAACGCATTACTTTATGTGAACATCCTTGCTCCGACTCTCCTTCTGGTAGAATGTTTTATACCTATCCTGAAAAAGACTTAAGACTTTATCCTGGCATTATTAGAGACACCCCTGAATGGATTGATATCTACAAAAATCGTTGCGTTATTGAGCAAACCATTCAACACTTTAAATCCAATTTTGGCGTCGCCAACAGAAAAACTACAAATGCTTTAACCATTAAGGCTGACTTACTCCTTGCAGGAATTACTCAACTGCTTACCGTTATTCTTGCAGACAAACTCCATAAACACGAACTCATCAGAAGCCTTAAACCTCTTTTGGCTTAGCAAATCCTTTATACTTGCTCTTTCAACCCGCAAAATACTTGCGGTTATTTGTGCCGAATTTTTTCTGTCCAACCTCTGCTTAAAATTTTCTGTCCTCTTTATTAAACTTTCTGATTAGCTGCCTACGTTAAATTTTGAATTTCGCAATTACCTATATGTTTTGACAAACCAAATATCATCAAATTTCCAGTTAAGTTTTGTTCTTTGAAAACTTAAAACTGACTCGTTTGTATTGCCCAGCCCATTCACTTTACCCTTAATGGTGGGTGGGCCGCATGATAGTCTCGTTGGCTGCACAGCCGCCTCCCTTATAGGGGAGGGCTCTCAGGCTGTGTCAACCATGGGCCAAAGGTTCACGGTCAATTACGGGTGTCTTAAGAAACATAACATTTTGCCATATTTCTTAATGAGTATGAGTGTCTTAGAAAACGCCAGGCTAAGATTTACTTAATCCATCGGAAATCCCCCCCTTCCGCTCAGTCATGAAAATGAACAACATGCCATCTACCCCTATGATAAAAGCTTGGTGCAGTACACTTCAGGTGGACCAGCCAAGGTGTTCATTCGACCTAGTGCTAATTCCTTATAAAAGGCAAATTACCAGACCTAGAAGAAAAGGCCTTTATATATAAGATAAAAAGAAACCATTCGGGTTCCCTTAATTTTGGATTTTTTCAAAAAATGCTATAATTAACTGTGCAAGGGGGAGGGGTTGCTTGATGTTGAAAGAGAAAAGGGCCAACACTAGATTAACATTGGAAACCAACCAACTGATTTACGAGAGCCATTTTGAAACGGTATATAGATTAGCCCTATATCTGACTCGAAATCAAGAAATGGCCGAAGAAGTAACCCAAGAGGCTTTTACCATTGCCTTCGAGAAATACCATCAACTCAGAGACCCTGCCAAAATAGCGGCATGGATTAAAGCCATTACCCTAAATACGGCCCGACAGCACTTATATAAAGCAAAAAAAGTATTACCCCTCGATAAAGATCGGATTGATTACATACAAAAGGGATTTGCCAAGGACCAAGTAAATGATGCTGTCATCCAAAAAGAACGGGAAGAGAAATTGCTGGTAAGATTGCTGTTGCTGACACTAAATGGGAATATCTGGTTTACTTAAAAATTTAAAATTTTTGTCTTTTACTGTAGAAGGGGCATACTTGATGTTCTAAGGAACAACCATGTTAATAAATAACAAAGGGGGAAAGAAAACCTTGTACTGGCATGAGCAGGGTATTATCTACAGCATAGTAGGTTACTACCCCGCAGAAGAGATGATAAAAATTGCAGAAAGTTTTTCATATAGGGAACCTAAGTAAGCCTCTCTTTATCTAAGTATAGGAAAACCAAAACTATACTTAGGGGGAATGTAAAATGGTCAAAAAGTTGCTTGTAAAACTACTAGCTACCTTCATTTTTGTGGGGATGGTTACTAATCCTGCCCTGGCGGCAAAGACTCCACCACCGCCGGACGATGATTTTAGTATAGGGGTACAGTCACTTGACCTAATTTCCAGTGGTGATTGTACTATTAATGATAATGGAGACCGTACTATTTCATCGAGAGGACGTAGTTTCACTCAGTATGTGGTTGACTCTGTTGGGGTAAAACTATTTCTCCAAAAGTGGAATGGGTCGTCATGGACAGATATAGCTTCTTCCGTAACATTTACAGAGTATAACTCTGATTATGCAGATGGGTATTATAAATTCTCAGATGTCCAGCCGGGTTATTATTATCGCATAAAGGCCCAGCATAGTGCAGAAGATGGGGGCACCAAGGAGCAGACGGAATCATTTTCACCATATAAATACATTAATTAATCCAGCAGCTAGACATGGGGGTGATTTCCCGGTGTCTAGCTTTTTTATGTTTTCTTTTGGCATGTTCTAAATTATCATAGGCAGGTAGGTTGGCATCAAAAAAACGATGGTTAAGACTTCACCAAAAACAGGCGAAAATCAAAACCACCACTTTTAATAATTCAGAACCCTAAACCTCAAGTAAAACCAGTGTTTTCAATCCTTCTACCCTATTCCCACTCAATCGTCCCCGGCGGTTTGGAGGTAATATCATAGACCACCCGGTTTATCTCTTCTACTTCATTGACAATCCTGTTGGATATTCTTTCAAGCAAATCATAGGGCATACGCGCCCAGTCGGCGGTCATGGCGTCATCGCTGGTCACCGCCCGCACTACTGCGGTGTAGGAATAGGTGCGCTCATCGCCCATGACGCCCACAGAGCGCATGGAGGGTAAGTGGCTATGATTTTTGACAACTGTCTTTTTATTTTTATATAGCTAAATAGTGAAACATGGCTTTCTTCCGCGAACCCGTAGGCCGGTACCGTTACAACACCTCTAGTATTAGCTTTCTAAATTTCCTCCTTTAAATTATTGAAAAGTTATTAACTCAACTTTCGCACCAAGAAAAATATAATTTATTCAACAGCAGTGGTGCTGATGCCCGTTAAAGTATAGTACTTGATTTTAAAAAAAGCATGAAAAACACCTCAACGTTTGGTATAGTAGGTTTGTCAAGAACCACAATTACCATACAGAAGAGGTGTCTCCTATATGATAACGGATAACAGCCAAAACAAGCAACTACCAAATGAACTAAACCTTATATTTAAAGAGCTAAAAATACTAAAACATTTGAGGAAAGCTGGCATTACCAAGGCTTTCGGTTTCTCCTGTGCTTACATTTTTCAGTTGATTTTTTGTTTAATCTTTGAGCACAAGAACTGGTTTCAAACCCTTGAAAGCAAGAAATCTACCGATTTTCCAGCTAAGGACGCAGTCTATCGTTTCTTAAATCAACCTACT is part of the Metallumcola ferriviriculae genome and harbors:
- a CDS encoding DUF4367 domain-containing protein, with the translated sequence MLINNKGGKKTLYWHEQGIIYSIVGYYPAEEMIKIAESFSYREPK
- a CDS encoding RNA polymerase sigma factor is translated as MLKEKRANTRLTLETNQLIYESHFETVYRLALYLTRNQEMAEEVTQEAFTIAFEKYHQLRDPAKIAAWIKAITLNTARQHLYKAKKVLPLDKDRIDYIQKGFAKDQVNDAVIQKEREEKLLVRLLLLTLNGNIWFT
- a CDS encoding transposase, giving the protein MYSVKFKQLSLSDIYDGCLDFVDKDKPRFLALLEEHIQLSEYISLSFYQAFYKHFGRKRKFKLESFLYALIIQRIFSIPTDALLIIFLNFSKEIREFCGFSKVPDASKFTRFKQDFSKHLQTLFDNLVDQTEPICEQINSELASYLVFDTSGVEAYVTENNPKFINRLIKQLKSQYKGNSSVDPYKMAYGIMPSCASSNPNVKQLYINGHFCYVYKFGMLTNGLGIVRNISFFDEDFINAHPEIPIEKKSDSPDEDKSLSDSKALKPVLRDFFKTHTHFKPSTFIGDAAFDTNDSYNFLLKDCHFLKTVIPLNERGSKNLPEPGFNESGQPLCPLDSSLPMKYEGKAPLRSGVVRDKWVCPKMKWKGSKRITLCEHPCSDSPSGRMFYTYPEKDLRLYPGIIRDTPEWIDIYKNRCVIEQTIQHFKSNFGVANRKTTNALTIKADLLLAGITQLLTVILADKLHKHELIRSLKPLLA